Proteins encoded in a region of the uncultured Paludibaculum sp. genome:
- a CDS encoding exonuclease domain-containing protein: MKLKACIADVETTGLSNTTDEVIELGLVLFEFDHVSGEVYGVVDEYTGLRDPGRPIPAGATEAHGLTWDDVRGKMLDDNAVRSIFARSTMMIAHNARFDRGFIERLYPETRRLPWICSMDGVAWRNKGFPSKGLQELLRHHHIVAEAAHRALDDARNTLLLLSQRQGDGRTYLSDLLARLK; encoded by the coding sequence ATGAAATTGAAGGCCTGCATTGCCGATGTCGAGACAACAGGTCTCAGCAACACCACAGACGAAGTGATTGAACTGGGACTCGTTCTGTTCGAGTTCGACCACGTCAGCGGAGAAGTATACGGGGTGGTGGACGAGTACACCGGCCTACGCGATCCGGGCCGTCCGATCCCCGCCGGCGCCACCGAGGCGCATGGGCTCACCTGGGACGACGTGCGGGGCAAGATGCTGGACGACAACGCCGTGCGCAGCATCTTCGCGCGCAGCACGATGATGATCGCCCACAACGCGCGGTTCGACCGCGGCTTCATCGAACGCCTGTATCCCGAGACGCGCCGCCTGCCCTGGATCTGCTCGATGGACGGCGTGGCATGGCGTAACAAGGGCTTCCCGTCGAAGGGACTGCAGGAACTGCTACGCCATCATCACATCGTGGCCGAGGCGGCGCATCGGGCCCTGGACGACGCACGCAACACTTTACTGCTGCTCTCGCAACGGCAGGGTGACGGGCGAACCTACCTTTCGGATCTGCTCGCCCGTCTGAAATAA
- a CDS encoding HisA/HisF-related TIM barrel protein — MIIPCIDLQDGKVVQLVQGREKALEGAAPLEMLERFHDFPEIQVIDLDAAMGRGENNAIVELLAGKARCRVGGGVRTPQRARTLVDCGADTVIVGTSAFTQTGVNHELLSAISQEVTPQRVMIAIDTKGGRITVKGWTASLDLTAEEVIAQLEPYCGAYLATYVDKEGMLQGTDIEWFRGLRAATQKNITAAGGITTLDDIRQLTALRIDCALGMAIYTGRLDLKELAALNAQ, encoded by the coding sequence TTGATTATTCCGTGTATCGACCTGCAGGACGGCAAGGTCGTTCAACTGGTGCAAGGTCGCGAGAAGGCGCTGGAAGGCGCCGCGCCCCTGGAGATGCTGGAACGTTTCCACGACTTCCCGGAGATCCAGGTGATCGACTTGGATGCGGCCATGGGGCGCGGCGAGAACAACGCGATTGTCGAACTGCTGGCCGGCAAGGCCCGCTGTCGCGTAGGCGGCGGGGTCAGGACCCCACAGCGCGCCCGCACCCTGGTGGACTGCGGCGCGGATACGGTCATCGTCGGAACATCGGCGTTCACCCAGACCGGCGTGAATCACGAACTGCTCTCGGCCATCTCGCAGGAAGTCACGCCGCAGCGCGTGATGATCGCCATCGACACCAAGGGCGGCCGCATCACGGTGAAGGGCTGGACCGCCAGCCTGGATCTCACGGCCGAAGAGGTGATCGCCCAACTGGAGCCTTACTGCGGCGCCTACCTGGCGACCTATGTCGACAAGGAAGGCATGCTGCAGGGCACCGACATCGAGTGGTTCCGGGGCCTGCGCGCCGCCACGCAGAAGAACATCACGGCCGCCGGCGGCATCACCACGCTGGACGACATCCGTCAACTGACGGCGCTCCGCATCGATTGCGCCCTGGGTATGGCCATTTACACCGGCCGCCTGGATCTGAAAGAATTGGCAGCGTTGAACGCTCAATGA
- the hisF gene encoding imidazole glycerol phosphate synthase subunit HisF, which translates to MLAKRIIPCLDVTGGRVVKGVNFVGLRDAGDPVELADRYNEQGADELVFLDITASSDGRDTMVDVVARTARKVFIPLTVGGGIREVEDARRIIHSGADKVSVNTAAVRRPELITEVSNEFGAQACVLAIDAKRNSKGGWNVYTKGGRVDEGIDAVEWAARGEALGAGEILLTSMDTDGVQDGFDCALTRAVSRATHIPVIASGGAGTPEHFIRVLTDGEADAALAASIFHYGTYTVDQLKAELEKAGIPVRRTA; encoded by the coding sequence ATGCTGGCCAAACGCATTATTCCGTGCCTGGACGTGACCGGCGGCCGCGTCGTGAAGGGCGTCAATTTCGTAGGGCTGCGCGACGCCGGCGATCCGGTGGAGCTGGCCGACCGCTACAACGAGCAGGGCGCCGACGAACTCGTCTTCCTGGACATCACGGCGTCTTCGGACGGCCGCGACACCATGGTCGACGTCGTCGCCCGTACCGCGCGCAAGGTCTTCATCCCGCTCACGGTGGGCGGCGGCATTCGCGAGGTGGAGGACGCCCGGCGCATCATTCACTCCGGCGCGGACAAGGTGAGCGTCAACACGGCAGCCGTGCGGCGGCCGGAGCTGATCACCGAAGTCAGCAACGAGTTCGGCGCGCAGGCATGCGTCCTAGCCATCGATGCCAAGCGCAACAGCAAGGGCGGCTGGAACGTGTACACCAAGGGCGGACGCGTGGACGAAGGCATCGACGCGGTGGAGTGGGCGGCTCGCGGCGAAGCGCTGGGTGCCGGCGAAATCCTCCTCACCTCGATGGATACTGACGGAGTCCAGGACGGCTTCGATTGTGCGTTGACCCGCGCAGTGTCACGAGCCACACACATCCCCGTCATCGCCTCCGGCGGCGCCGGCACGCCCGAACACTTCATTCGCGTCCTGACCGACGGCGAGGCTGACGCCGCCCTGGCCGCGTCCATTTTTCACTACGGCACATACACCGTGGATCAGTTGAAAGCCGAGCTCGAAAAGGCCGGCATTCCGGTGAGGAGAACCGCTTGA
- the hisH gene encoding imidazole glycerol phosphate synthase subunit HisH has product MITVVNYGAGNLRSVENTLGEIGATYQLTQSAAEIESAEKVILPGVGHLGQMMRALDELGLRDALVRKAKSGAPFLGICLGLQAMFEGGEEAPEQKGLGLFPGQVGRFPMDARVPHMGWNEIVPLGSPRLLRDIGPKPYVYFAHSYYCPLSEATAATCHYTRDYTAALESGNVFGVQFHPEKSGPLGLKIVRNFVEL; this is encoded by the coding sequence GTGATCACGGTCGTCAATTACGGTGCGGGCAATTTGCGGTCGGTGGAGAACACGCTCGGCGAGATCGGGGCGACCTATCAACTGACGCAGAGCGCGGCGGAAATTGAATCGGCGGAGAAGGTGATTCTCCCGGGCGTCGGCCATCTGGGACAGATGATGCGGGCCTTGGACGAATTGGGCTTGCGGGACGCACTGGTGCGCAAAGCGAAGTCCGGCGCGCCGTTCCTGGGCATCTGCCTCGGCTTGCAGGCGATGTTTGAAGGCGGCGAAGAGGCTCCGGAACAGAAAGGCCTTGGATTGTTTCCGGGCCAGGTCGGCCGGTTTCCAATGGACGCTCGCGTGCCGCACATGGGCTGGAACGAAATCGTGCCATTGGGCTCCCCGCGCCTGCTGCGCGACATTGGCCCCAAACCATATGTTTACTTCGCACACAGCTACTACTGCCCGCTGAGCGAGGCCACCGCCGCCACCTGCCACTACACGCGTGACTACACGGCGGCGCTGGAGAGCGGCAACGTCTTCGGCGTGCAGTTCCATCCCGAAAAGTCCGGACCGCTCGGGCTGAAGATTGTCAGGAACTTCGTGGAGCTCTGA
- the hisB gene encoding imidazoleglycerol-phosphate dehydratase HisB has product MKRTAVIERITKETQIRASLTIEGKGRYEISTGVRFLDHMLELFSKHGGFDMSLIARGDLDVDQHHTVEDAGIVLGQLFAKALGDRKGINRAGYFVLPMDETLAVAAVDLGGRPYLVYEDRVKTRLVGDLQSELLEDFFHGFTTHAGANLHAKIMHGRSNHHKVEAIFKCFARAMKFACSKDARLKDELPSTKGLL; this is encoded by the coding sequence ATGAAGCGCACAGCCGTCATTGAACGCATTACGAAAGAGACCCAAATCCGCGCCAGCCTCACCATCGAAGGCAAGGGCCGCTACGAGATCTCCACCGGAGTGCGCTTTCTCGACCACATGCTGGAGCTCTTCTCCAAGCACGGCGGCTTCGACATGTCGCTGATCGCGCGCGGCGACCTGGACGTCGATCAGCACCACACGGTGGAAGACGCCGGCATCGTGCTGGGGCAGCTCTTTGCCAAGGCGTTGGGAGACCGCAAGGGCATCAACCGTGCCGGTTACTTCGTCCTGCCGATGGACGAGACGCTGGCCGTGGCGGCAGTCGACCTTGGCGGGCGTCCTTACCTTGTCTACGAAGACCGCGTAAAGACGCGCCTGGTGGGCGACCTGCAATCCGAACTGCTGGAGGACTTCTTCCACGGCTTCACCACCCATGCAGGCGCCAACCTCCACGCCAAAATCATGCACGGACGCTCGAACCACCACAAGGTGGAAGCGATCTTCAAGTGCTTCGCGCGAGCCATGAAGTTCGCCTGCTCCAAGGACGCGCGGCTGAAGGACGAACTGCCATCCACGAAAGGACTGCTGTGA
- a CDS encoding HAD-IA family hydrolase, whose amino-acid sequence MKDSLIVFDMDGVLAEVGESYRETIVQTVAHFTGQQVARERIQDYKNQGGWNNDWALSQRLCQDLGVDVPYEDVIERFNLIFLGDDFNGLILKEQWVPRDGLLERLSERYDLSIFTGRPLEDAAHTLRRFASGIVFSPMITMESVTEHKPAPQGLHLIRAERPDAKMFYVGDTVDDARSARAAGVPFIGIAAPANPRHAELVEVLKSEAAIAVLDDINQLEGVLP is encoded by the coding sequence GTGAAGGACTCGCTGATCGTCTTCGATATGGATGGCGTACTGGCCGAGGTCGGCGAGTCGTATCGCGAGACGATCGTCCAAACCGTAGCGCACTTCACCGGCCAGCAGGTGGCGCGGGAACGGATCCAGGACTACAAGAATCAGGGCGGCTGGAACAACGACTGGGCTCTCTCCCAGCGTCTGTGCCAGGACCTCGGAGTCGACGTCCCCTACGAGGACGTGATCGAACGCTTCAATCTCATCTTCCTGGGCGACGACTTCAACGGGCTGATCCTGAAAGAGCAGTGGGTGCCGCGCGACGGCCTGCTGGAGCGGCTCAGCGAGCGCTACGACCTCTCCATCTTCACCGGCCGTCCCTTGGAAGACGCCGCGCATACTCTGCGCCGGTTCGCCTCCGGCATCGTGTTCTCTCCGATGATCACCATGGAGAGCGTGACCGAACACAAGCCCGCCCCGCAGGGACTGCACCTGATCCGCGCGGAACGTCCCGATGCAAAAATGTTTTATGTGGGCGATACGGTGGACGACGCCCGTAGCGCACGAGCCGCCGGGGTCCCGTTCATCGGCATCGCCGCGCCCGCCAATCCACGTCATGCGGAGCTGGTGGAAGTGCTGAAATCAGAGGCCGCCATCGCCGTGCTGGATGACATCAATCAGTTGGAAGGAGTTCTGCCATGA
- the hisC gene encoding histidinol-phosphate transaminase produces the protein MPKPRPAVVAMAPYSPPASGRDGKLRLDFNENTVGCSPKVLELLRAKLSEEQLTVYPEYEAARLALSDYFQVPQSEFLITNGTDEAIQVLINTYVDNDDDVIVLHPSYAMYRFYAEVAGAKVREIPYRAGDLAFPIDELIAAIRPDTKAILISNPNNPTGTAIGIGDIVRILAAAPNAAVLIDEAYYEFYGVTALRMTDQYPNLFVSRTFSKAFGMAALRVGCLFSQKENVQYMHKAQSPYSVNLLAAIAVRAAVEDRTYVSNYAAQAVEAREALYRGFEKRGIAYYPSQANFVLFQAGAQAVPVRDALRTRGILVRDRSYELAGTVRVTAGTTAQVARFFQALDEVWK, from the coding sequence ATGCCTAAGCCGAGACCGGCTGTGGTGGCGATGGCTCCGTATTCGCCGCCGGCGTCGGGCCGCGACGGGAAGCTGCGACTGGACTTCAACGAGAACACCGTCGGGTGCTCGCCGAAGGTACTGGAACTGCTGCGCGCGAAGCTGAGCGAAGAGCAGTTGACGGTCTATCCGGAGTACGAAGCGGCGCGACTGGCGCTGTCCGATTACTTCCAGGTACCGCAGTCGGAGTTCCTGATCACGAACGGCACGGACGAAGCGATCCAGGTGTTGATCAACACCTACGTCGACAACGACGACGATGTGATCGTGCTGCACCCGTCCTATGCGATGTACCGCTTCTATGCCGAAGTCGCCGGGGCCAAGGTGCGCGAGATCCCTTATCGTGCAGGCGATCTGGCCTTCCCCATTGACGAGCTGATCGCCGCCATCCGGCCCGATACGAAGGCCATCCTGATCTCGAATCCCAACAATCCGACTGGTACGGCGATCGGGATCGGCGACATCGTCCGGATCCTGGCTGCCGCGCCGAATGCGGCTGTCCTGATTGACGAAGCCTACTACGAGTTCTACGGCGTGACGGCGCTACGGATGACGGACCAGTATCCGAACCTGTTCGTCAGCCGCACATTCTCGAAGGCCTTCGGCATGGCCGCGCTGCGCGTCGGCTGCCTGTTCTCCCAGAAAGAGAACGTGCAGTACATGCACAAGGCGCAGTCCCCCTACAGCGTGAACCTGCTGGCGGCAATCGCGGTGCGGGCGGCGGTGGAAGATCGCACGTACGTCTCGAACTACGCCGCACAGGCCGTGGAAGCGCGCGAAGCGCTCTACCGCGGCTTCGAGAAACGAGGCATCGCCTACTACCCGAGCCAGGCCAACTTTGTTCTCTTCCAGGCCGGCGCGCAGGCAGTGCCGGTGCGGGACGCACTGAGAACGCGCGGCATCCTGGTGCGCGACCGCAGCTACGAACTCGCGGGCACGGTGCGCGTCACCGCCGGCACGACCGCCCAGGTCGCGCGCTTCTTCCAGGCACTGGACGAGGTGTGGAAGTGA
- the hisD gene encoding histidinol dehydrogenase: MLRIVESRQAGRLLKRRAARMTEAEEAVRPILDAVRTRGDAALMEYAQKFDKLTRKSVAVPGAELQAAASRLSPAFRKAVATSAKNVKAYAKLQLPRVKKAQPSPGLKLSQIVRPLDSVAAYIPAGRYPLPSTVIMTVVPALVAGVENIMVCSPRPVDEIFGTASILGATRVFEMGGAHAIAAFAYGTKTVPRADRIVGPGNIYVAAAKKMLAGEVGIDFVAGPTEILIIAEEANPSWLAADMLAQAEHDTDASAILLTTSRSLAEAVVVEVEKQLQTLPTAATARVAIDKNSAVILVADTDEAVELSNRFAPEHLSIHDAKLLPGIRHAGSVFVGATSPEAAGDYASGPNHVLPTSGAARLRGGLSAADYVKVISVQELSGKALRALTPAITTLARAEGLEAHARSVEVRNA; encoded by the coding sequence ATGCTACGAATCGTCGAATCCAGGCAGGCCGGGCGATTGCTGAAACGGCGCGCGGCGCGAATGACGGAGGCGGAAGAGGCCGTGAGGCCGATTCTGGACGCAGTCCGGACTCGCGGCGATGCCGCTCTGATGGAGTACGCGCAGAAGTTCGACAAGCTGACGCGCAAGAGCGTGGCGGTGCCGGGCGCGGAACTGCAGGCAGCGGCGTCCCGCCTGTCGCCCGCGTTTCGCAAAGCGGTCGCGACCAGCGCCAAGAACGTCAAAGCCTACGCCAAGCTGCAACTGCCGCGGGTGAAGAAGGCACAGCCATCGCCGGGCCTGAAGCTGAGCCAGATCGTGCGGCCGCTGGATTCGGTGGCCGCCTACATTCCGGCGGGCCGCTATCCCCTGCCCTCCACGGTGATCATGACCGTGGTGCCCGCGCTGGTGGCGGGCGTCGAGAACATCATGGTGTGCTCGCCGCGGCCGGTGGACGAGATCTTCGGTACCGCCTCGATCCTGGGCGCGACACGGGTCTTCGAGATGGGCGGAGCGCACGCCATTGCGGCCTTTGCCTACGGCACGAAGACCGTGCCCCGCGCGGATCGCATCGTGGGTCCGGGCAACATCTATGTGGCCGCGGCCAAGAAGATGCTGGCCGGCGAAGTTGGCATCGATTTCGTGGCTGGCCCAACCGAGATCCTGATCATCGCCGAAGAGGCGAACCCGTCCTGGCTGGCGGCCGACATGCTGGCCCAAGCGGAGCACGATACGGACGCGTCGGCGATCCTGCTGACGACTTCGCGTTCGTTGGCGGAAGCCGTGGTGGTGGAGGTCGAGAAACAGCTCCAGACGCTGCCGACAGCGGCCACGGCGCGGGTCGCGATCGATAAGAACTCGGCTGTGATCCTGGTGGCCGATACGGACGAAGCGGTGGAACTGTCGAACCGCTTTGCACCGGAGCATCTATCGATTCACGATGCGAAGCTGCTGCCGGGCATCCGGCATGCCGGCAGTGTGTTCGTCGGTGCGACGAGCCCGGAAGCCGCGGGCGACTACGCGTCGGGTCCGAACCACGTCCTGCCGACCTCCGGCGCGGCCCGGCTGCGCGGCGGCTTGAGCGCGGCGGATTACGTCAAGGTGATCTCCGTGCAGGAACTGTCCGGCAAGGCCCTGCGGGCGCTGACTCCGGCGATCACGACACTGGCAAGGGCCGAGGGTTTGGAAGCGCACGCGCGGTCAGTGGAGGTGCGCAATGCCTAA
- the hisG gene encoding ATP phosphoribosyltransferase — translation MKLKLGIPKGSLEQATVDLFRRAGFNITTSSRSYFPSIDDPEVECMLIRAQEMARYVEDGVLDAGLTGRDWVIENDSEVETVADLIYAKQSFGKVRWVLAVPETSPVKTVKDLEGKIIATELVGATKRYLAANGVTAKVEFSWGATEVKPPELADAIVEVTETGSSLRANKLRIVETVMESNTQLVANKKAWADGWKRQKLEDMRMLLQGAINALGKVGLMLNVNKENLEAVLGVLPALKNPTISPLSDGQWFAVNTILDESTVRTIIPRLKQAGAEGIVEYPLNKIIL, via the coding sequence ATGAAACTCAAACTCGGCATCCCCAAGGGCTCACTGGAACAGGCCACCGTCGATCTGTTCCGCCGCGCCGGATTCAATATCACGACGTCGTCCCGCTCCTACTTCCCGTCGATCGACGATCCGGAAGTGGAATGCATGTTGATCCGTGCGCAGGAGATGGCCCGCTACGTCGAGGACGGAGTGCTCGACGCCGGCCTCACGGGCCGCGACTGGGTGATTGAGAACGACTCGGAAGTGGAAACCGTGGCCGACCTCATCTATGCCAAGCAGAGCTTCGGCAAGGTGCGTTGGGTACTGGCCGTGCCGGAGACGTCGCCGGTCAAGACGGTGAAGGATCTGGAAGGCAAGATCATCGCAACGGAACTGGTGGGCGCGACGAAGCGCTACCTGGCGGCGAACGGCGTGACCGCCAAGGTGGAGTTCAGTTGGGGCGCGACGGAAGTGAAGCCGCCGGAGTTGGCCGACGCCATTGTCGAGGTGACGGAGACGGGCAGTTCGCTGCGCGCGAACAAGCTGCGCATCGTCGAGACGGTGATGGAGTCGAACACGCAGTTGGTGGCCAATAAGAAGGCCTGGGCCGACGGCTGGAAGCGGCAGAAGCTGGAAGACATGCGGATGCTGCTGCAAGGCGCCATCAACGCTCTGGGCAAGGTCGGGCTGATGCTGAACGTCAACAAGGAGAATCTGGAGGCGGTGTTGGGTGTGCTGCCGGCCCTGAAGAATCCGACGATCAGCCCGCTCAGCGACGGCCAGTGGTTCGCCGTGAATACGATTCTCGATGAGTCGACCGTACGCACCATCATCCCGCGGCTGAAGCAGGCGGGCGCGGAAGGCATTGTCGAGTATCCGTTGAACAAGATCATTCTCTAG
- the hisI gene encoding phosphoribosyl-AMP cyclohydrolase → MDLDFNKTGGMIPAVVQDVTTGRVLMVGFMNEEAFQKTVATGLTTFYSRSRNKLWTKGESSGHTLVVKSIQTDCDKDCVLVQVEAQGPGVCHEGYQSCFFRTLEEGEWKITEAQTYDPKSVY, encoded by the coding sequence ATGGATCTCGACTTCAATAAGACCGGCGGCATGATTCCCGCCGTTGTCCAGGATGTGACCACGGGCCGTGTACTGATGGTCGGTTTCATGAACGAGGAAGCGTTTCAGAAGACCGTGGCCACGGGGCTGACGACCTTCTATAGCCGCAGCCGCAACAAGCTCTGGACCAAGGGCGAATCGTCGGGTCACACCCTGGTGGTGAAGTCGATCCAGACCGATTGCGACAAGGATTGCGTGCTGGTGCAGGTGGAGGCGCAGGGACCCGGCGTCTGTCACGAAGGCTACCAGTCGTGCTTCTTCCGGACCCTGGAAGAGGGCGAGTGGAAGATCACCGAAGCACAGACCTACGACCCGAAATCCGTTTATTAA
- a CDS encoding ABC transporter permease, whose product MISSLLQDLRYAVRTLRQNPGFATVAVLSLALGIGVNTAIFSLMDALLLKPLPLVAEPERLVLVSDPTSAGVSIGTQTGVRNLFTYEEYQRMRARNKVFTSMLAAESSATRQNVSIGGGTLEEMRTRLVTGDYFSTLGVQPLMGRTFTAAEETTPGSAPYLVLGYNYWKKRFGLDAGVLGRTIQIQKTFYTVIGVMPPAFFGETVGEVPDAWLPMIMEPLAKPGRDWLHDDPSKAEKVMWLLVAGRLKPGVTAQSAEASLNVLFQQIVHEGVAPNLPPDRARELADQKIKVQPGNKGASPMREQFGQPIVVLMAVVGLVLLIACANVANLLLARAAARQRELGIRLALGASRARLIRQLLLESLVLSLLGGTVGVLFAYWASQAMLQMAANGPNPPPLNVSPDLRILAFTAAVSLFTGLLFGLLPAFRATNVNVGSTLKENSRGVIGSGRRLTLGKALVVSQVAVSLLLLIGAGLFLRTLDNLRKVDIGYPRENLLLLRVDALEAGYDSPKRAAVFHNLLERFRSTPGVRAATLSENGLFSGTESGDRITVEGYKPQKRGDDSARFDQVGPSYFATIGVPILMGRDIGPQDTATSAKVCVINETMAKFYFGSANPLGKHVTDEFPDTRETFEIVGVAKDDRDHGLRGTIHRRFFIPFYQGLGGTPPAANFEIRTFADPNTMMSTLRREVEQTDRSLPILSLRVLEELIDQNLTQQRLIATLSTFFGGLAMLLASIGLYGVLSYSIARRTNEIGIRMALGAQSSRVLGMVLRETLFVVAVGIAMGIPAALGLTRFVSSQLYGLEASDPLTIAAACLLLAAVAMGAGWLPARRAARVDPIVALRYE is encoded by the coding sequence ATGATTTCCAGTCTCCTGCAGGACCTGCGCTACGCCGTCCGTACTCTTCGTCAGAATCCCGGATTCGCCACTGTTGCCGTGCTCTCGCTTGCACTCGGCATTGGAGTGAACACCGCCATCTTCAGTCTGATGGACGCACTGCTGCTCAAGCCGCTGCCGCTGGTGGCCGAGCCGGAGAGGCTCGTGCTGGTTTCCGATCCTACCTCAGCCGGCGTCTCCATCGGCACCCAGACCGGCGTGCGCAACCTCTTCACCTACGAGGAGTACCAGCGTATGCGAGCGCGCAACAAGGTCTTCACCAGCATGCTCGCAGCCGAAAGCAGCGCCACCCGCCAGAACGTCAGCATCGGCGGCGGCACGTTGGAAGAGATGCGCACGCGCCTCGTCACCGGCGACTACTTCTCCACGCTCGGCGTCCAGCCGCTGATGGGCCGCACCTTCACCGCCGCGGAGGAGACGACGCCAGGCAGCGCGCCCTACCTCGTGCTCGGCTACAACTACTGGAAGAAGCGCTTCGGCCTCGATGCCGGCGTGCTCGGCCGCACGATTCAGATTCAGAAGACCTTCTATACGGTCATCGGCGTCATGCCGCCCGCCTTCTTCGGTGAAACCGTGGGGGAAGTTCCGGACGCCTGGCTGCCGATGATCATGGAGCCCTTGGCCAAGCCGGGCCGCGACTGGCTCCACGACGATCCTTCCAAGGCCGAGAAGGTGATGTGGCTGCTCGTTGCCGGCCGCCTCAAGCCCGGCGTCACCGCGCAGTCGGCCGAGGCCAGCCTGAACGTCCTCTTCCAACAGATCGTCCACGAAGGGGTTGCTCCCAATCTGCCGCCCGACCGTGCCCGCGAGCTCGCCGACCAGAAGATCAAGGTTCAGCCCGGCAACAAAGGCGCCTCACCCATGCGCGAGCAGTTCGGCCAACCCATCGTCGTGCTGATGGCCGTCGTCGGACTCGTGCTGCTGATCGCTTGCGCGAACGTGGCCAATCTGTTGCTCGCCCGTGCCGCCGCACGTCAGCGCGAACTCGGCATCCGCCTCGCGCTGGGGGCCAGCCGCGCCCGCCTCATCCGCCAACTCCTGCTCGAAAGCCTCGTGCTCTCGCTGCTGGGCGGAACGGTGGGTGTCCTCTTCGCCTATTGGGCCAGCCAGGCCATGCTTCAGATGGCCGCCAACGGGCCGAATCCGCCTCCTCTTAATGTCAGCCCCGATCTTAGGATCCTCGCCTTCACGGCTGCCGTCTCGCTGTTCACCGGACTCCTCTTCGGGCTACTGCCCGCCTTCCGCGCCACCAACGTGAACGTCGGATCCACGTTGAAGGAGAACTCGCGCGGCGTCATCGGCAGCGGCCGCCGCCTCACGCTGGGCAAGGCTTTGGTCGTGTCGCAGGTCGCTGTCTCGCTGCTGCTGCTCATCGGCGCGGGTCTCTTTCTGCGCACCCTCGACAATCTGCGCAAGGTCGACATCGGCTACCCGCGAGAAAACCTGCTGCTGCTACGCGTCGATGCGCTGGAGGCCGGCTACGACAGCCCGAAACGCGCCGCCGTCTTCCACAATCTGCTGGAGCGTTTCCGATCCACACCAGGCGTGCGTGCCGCGACATTGTCAGAAAACGGTCTCTTCAGCGGCACCGAGTCTGGTGATCGCATCACCGTCGAGGGCTACAAGCCGCAAAAGCGGGGCGACGACAGCGCCCGCTTCGATCAGGTGGGTCCCAGCTACTTCGCTACCATCGGCGTACCCATCCTGATGGGCCGCGATATCGGACCTCAGGACACCGCGACCTCCGCCAAAGTGTGTGTCATCAACGAGACCATGGCGAAGTTCTACTTCGGCAGCGCCAACCCGCTGGGCAAGCATGTCACCGACGAGTTCCCCGATACGCGTGAGACTTTCGAAATCGTGGGGGTCGCCAAGGACGACCGTGACCACGGCCTGCGGGGCACCATTCACCGCCGCTTCTTCATTCCCTTCTATCAGGGCCTCGGCGGCACTCCGCCCGCGGCCAACTTCGAGATCCGCACTTTCGCCGACCCCAACACCATGATGTCCACGCTGCGGCGCGAGGTGGAGCAGACCGACCGCTCCCTGCCGATCCTCAGCCTGCGCGTCCTGGAGGAACTGATCGATCAAAACCTGACGCAGCAGCGCCTGATCGCCACGCTGTCCACATTCTTCGGCGGGCTCGCCATGCTGCTAGCTTCCATCGGACTGTACGGGGTCCTTAGCTACTCCATCGCCCGCCGCACCAACGAAATCGGCATCCGGATGGCACTGGGCGCGCAGAGTAGTCGCGTGTTGGGCATGGTGCTGCGGGAGACGCTCTTCGTGGTGGCTGTCGGCATCGCCATGGGGATTCCGGCGGCCCTGGGGTTAACCCGATTTGTCTCCAGCCAGCTGTACGGATTGGAGGCGAGCGACCCATTGACCATCGCGGCGGCTTGCCTGCTGCTAGCCGCTGTGGCCATGGGTGCCGGTTGGCTGCCGGCCCGTCGCGCTGCCCGCGTCGATCCCATCGTCGCGCTCCGGTACGAATAG
- a CDS encoding PadR family transcriptional regulator, which yields MKPDPTKFLPLLPASLHILLALSAGELHGYAIMQEVARQSDGQYKLGPGTLYDNLQRLTAQGLVEEAGAREGDDDPRRRYYRLGSLGRGVLSAEVERMEAIVHAAKLRLARAKFGRA from the coding sequence ATGAAACCGGATCCCACGAAGTTCCTGCCGCTCCTCCCTGCGTCGCTGCACATCCTGCTTGCGCTGAGCGCGGGAGAGCTGCACGGGTACGCCATCATGCAGGAGGTGGCGCGGCAGTCGGATGGCCAGTACAAGCTCGGTCCGGGGACTCTCTACGACAACCTGCAGCGGCTCACGGCGCAGGGGCTGGTGGAGGAAGCAGGCGCCAGGGAAGGCGACGACGATCCGCGCCGCCGCTACTACCGTCTGGGCTCGCTGGGCCGCGGGGTGCTCAGCGCCGAAGTGGAACGGATGGAAGCGATTGTCCACGCGGCCAAGCTCCGCCTGGCGCGCGCGAAATTCGGGAGGGCGTGA